The genomic window GCCTGCTGGCGTAGGGGTTTGCCCCTCCGGAGGGCGCGGGATTCTTTGAAAAACTTGACGATCCGAGAGCAACCCCCTTATATTTCCCTCCCGCCGGGAAAGATGGCTTTTCACCGGAGGGGGAAGGGATGGAAAATGGCTTACGCCGGGGTTCGCGAGTGTGCGGTGTGCGCCTGGCGCGCGGATTGCCGCCTCAAGTGGCGCAACGAGCCGATGGGCGCGCTGAGCTGCCCGGAATTTACCCTGGACCTGCGCCTCGCCCAACAGGCGGCGCAGAACCCCAAAGAGGGCGACGAGAGCGCCCGGAAGGAGACAGGTGAGTGATGCGCCGTGAAATCGAGATACTCTGTCTTCTCTTTGCCGGATACGTTTCCTTCATGGCGGGCCTGCGTCTGGATGACGTCGGCTTCAAGGCGTTTTTCTATATACTTTCGGCGATGTTCGTGCTGGCGATATTCCGGCCGAGAGAATCTCCTTGATTAAATGATGTTTCACTGGCGGTGTAGCTCAACCGGTTAGAGCACGCGGCTCATATCCGCGGTGTTGGGGGTTCGAGTCCCTCCACCGCCACCAAATTTCCGCTCCCGGCATCTCGATTCGGGATGGAGAGGATTCCCGGGCCGCGCCATGACGCCTTCGCTTCGGATTCGCCGTTTCGAAGAAAAAATCCGCAAGGAGTGTGCCGCATGCCGTCTCGATGAATGGGGCGCGCCACTTCTCGTCGGCTTCTCCGGCGGGGGAGACTCCACCGCGCTCCGCTGTCTGAAATTTTCCGCAAAAACCATCCGGGACAGCCGCTTCCCTATCTGGCCGTCCACGTTCATCACGGCCTGCGCGGCGCCCGCGGAGATCGCGATGCCGCGCACGCGGAGGCGTTCTGCAGGGAACATGAGATCCCCTTCCGCTGCCTCCGGGTGGAGGTGGACCCCGCTGCCGGGCCGGGGCTCGAGGCCGCCGCCCGCAAGGCGAGAAGGGAAGTTTGGGCCAAATTGGCGGCAGAGGCGCGCGCGCGCGCGATCGTGCTGGCGCACACCCGGGACGATCAGGCCGAAACCGTGCTGATGCGCCTGTTCGAGGGCAGCGGCATCCGCGGGCTCGCGGGGATGCGGCGGGCCGTGCCGCTGTCAGAGCCGCATCCGCCCGGCGCTTCCGCCTTCACCATCCTGCGGCCGATGCTCTCCCTTTCGCGGGAGGAGATTCGGGGCTACCTTCGCGCCCGGGGCGCGGAATGGGTGGAGGATGAAACGAACGCGGACGAGGGGCGGCTCCGCAATCTTTTGCGCAACCGGGTCATTCCCTCGCTGGAGGATGCGCTCGGGATGGATGTGCAGGAGCGCATCGTGGCGGCTGCGCATCATTTGAGCGGGGCGGCCGAGGTCCTCGATGCCGCCGCCCGGGCAGCCGCGGAAAAATACTTGGCCGACTCCGGCGGGGGGATCACTGTCTGCTCCCTGGACGAGGTTCGGGAGATGCCCCCGGCGCTGCGGACCGCCCTGTGGCGAATCGCGCTCGAGCGGGTGTGCGACCGCGCAGCGGGCGGCAAAAGGCGGCCCCTGGAGCGTCTCTGCGAGGGGGTGGATGGCCTCGTGATGGAAGGCGGGCCCTCGGCGTCGCTGGATCTGCCGGGGGGCGCCGTGGTGCGGCGCATCTACGATGAGCTGGTGTTCGGACCCTTCCCGCCCCCTGAATTTTTCTCGGGCGAGGAGGTTCCGCTTGCCTGTCCAGGCCGGACCTATCACGCGGGGCTCGGGGTGAGCGTGGAAGCCGAGCTGTTCTCGGGGGATGTCTCCGTGCTGCCGTCTGCGGCCGTCCTGCTGGACGCCGATCTCCTTCCGTCGCCCTGGGTGGTGCGGAACCGCCGGGAGGGAGACCGCTTCCGGCCGGAGGGGAAACGGAAACCCAGGAAACTCAAGGATTACTTCATCGAGGAGAAGATTCCCCGGGCCGAACGCGACGGCATTCCGCTGTTGGTGGCCGGCGGAGAGGTGGCCTGGGTCGTGGGGCACGGTATTTCGGAGAACTTCCGTTGCAGGGAGGGGACCCGTAACTATCTGCGGCTTTCCGTGCATTCCGCCCCGGCAGGCCGTACCCCCGCCTAGAACAGGGGTTTCGGCGGCCCCCCCCCTATCTGATAGACGCACCGGGGTTTTCTTGCTAGGTTGGGGGTGCGTTTTGCCTCGTCGCCATTACGAAAGGATTGGATTTGAATCAATTTTATAAAAACCTCGCTCTGTGGCTGGTCATCGGTTTGGTGATGGTGGGTCTTTTCCAGGCCTTCAACGGCGCCAGAACGCTCGATCGTACCGTCATTTACAGCGATTTCCTGCGTACGGTTGAAGACGGGCAAGTCAGCGAAGTGCTCATCCAGGGAGAGAACATCCGCGGCCGGTACGTGAGCGGAAAGATATTCCAGACCTACGCCCCCAAGGATGTCGCTCTCATCGAAACCCTCCGGAAAAAAGGCGTGCGCATCAGCGCCCAGCCGGTGGAGCAGAACTCCTGGTACATGAACCTGCTCCTGAGTTGGTTCCCGATGCTGGTGCTCCTCGGCGTATGGATTTTCTTCATGCGCCAGATGCAGGTCGGCGGCTCGAAGGCGCTTTCCTTCGGCAAGAGCAAGGCGCGCCTCGTCAACGAAGCAGCCAAGAAGAAGGTGACCTTCCGGGATGTGGCCGGCATCGAGGAGGCCAAGGAGGAGCTCGAGGAGATTGTTGACTTCCTGAAGGATCCGCAAAAGTTCACCCGGCTGGGCGCGCGCATTCCGAAGGGCGTCCTGCTCGTGGGTCCCCCCGGAACCGGAAAGACACTTCTGGCGAAAAGCATCGCCGGCGAGGCGGATGTTCCCTTCTTCTCGATCAGCGGCTCGGACTTCGTCGAGATGTTCGTCGGCGTCGGCGCCTCCCGGGTGCGCGATCTGTTCGAGCAGGGGAAGGCCAACGCGCCCTGCATCATCTTCATCGACGAGATCGATGCCGTGGGCAGGCACCGCGGGGCGGGCCTCGGAGGTGGGCACGATGAGCGCGAGCAAACCCTCAACCAGCTCCTCGTCGAGCTCGATGGGTTCGAATCCAACGATGGCGTCATCCTGATCGCCGCCACCAACCGGCCGGATGTGCTCGACCCTGCGCTCATGCGCCCGGGCCGCTTCGACCGGCAGGTGGTCGTGAGTCTTCCCGACATCAAAGGCCGGCTCGCGATACTGGAAGTGCATGCGAGAAATCTCACGCTCTCCGACGATGTGGAGCTTGAGGTCACCGCCCGCGGAACGCCGCGCTATGCGGGTGCCGATCTGGCCAATCTCCTGAACGAGGCGGCACTTCTGGCCGCTGGCCGGAACAAGCAATCCATCACCATGGTCGATCTGGCGGACGCCAAGGACAAGGTCATGATGGGCAAGGCGCGCCGGAGCATGGTGCTCAACGAGAAGGAAAAGCGGAACACGGCCTATCACGAGGCGGGCCATGCGCTGGTGTCGCTTCTCACCCCCGGCACCGATCCGGTCGAGAAGGTCACGATCATCCCCCGCGGCTTTTCGCTGGGGAGCACCTGGTCGCTTCCGGAGGAGGATCGCTACAGCGAGGACCGGATTTATCTTTTGACGCAGATCGACTGCCTGATGGGCGGACGCGCCGCCGAGATTCTCGTTTTCGACACCATGACGACCGGCGCCAAGATGGATATTCAGACGGCGACAGACCTCGCGCGGAAGATGGTCTGCGAATGGGGGATGAGCGACAATCTGGGGCCGCTGGCCTACGGCAAGAGACACGAGCAGATTTTCCTGGGCCGCGAACTCTCTCAGAGCCGCGACTACAGCGAGGAGGTGGCCATCGCCATCGACAACGAGGTGAAGGGCATCGTCGTCTCGGGCTACGAGCGGGCATGGAAGCTGCTGAGCGACAACCGCGACAAGCTGGACCTTCTGGCCCAGGCTCTGCTGGATTACGAGACCATCGACACCAAGGACATCAAGTCATTGATGGGCAGCGGCGAGATGCCCAAGCACCGCCAGGTGGTCCCGAAATCGCCGAAGGAAACTCCGGTACCCGCTTCCGGAGAAACGCGCACGCCCCCGAAGGGCTCGCGGACGCCGCCTCCCGATTTGGCGCCTGGCCCGGCCTAGCCGGCCGCACCTTTGGATTCGTTTTTCCGCGGCCGATACGCGGCTGGTTCGCCGCCGCGGGGTCGAACGGTTCTGCCATATCCCTGTATAATCCTCTCCGATTGGAACGAAGGACTTTCCGTGGAAGCAAGGGGAAATCATGCCCAAGCTGTGCGTCAACGTGGACCATGTGGCCACCATCCGCCAGGCGCGCCGGACCGATGAGCCCGATCCGGTGGCCGCTGCCCTGATCGCCGAGCGATCGGGAGCGGTGGGTATCACCGTCCACCTCCGGGAGGATCGGCGGCATATCCAGGATCGCGATCTGCGGATTCTGCGTCAGGTGGTGCGCGGAAAGCTGAATCTCGAGATGGCGGCCATCCCCGAAATGCAGGACATTGCGCTCGACATCGGTCCCGAACAGGCGACCCTCGTTCCCGAGCGGCGCGAGGAGATCACCACCGAGGGCGGACTCGACGCCGCCGGTCAGCTTGAAAGGCTCCGGGAGTTCATTTCGCCGCTTCGCGCGGACGGAATTTCCGTGAGCCTGTTCATCGATCCCGAACGGAAGCAAGTCGAAGCCGCGCGCGAGATCGGGGCGGACTACATCGAGCTCAACACCGGCGGCTACGCCGAGGCCGGGAGCAGACATGCCGCCGAAGAGCAGTTGAAGGCCCTCCGCGCGGCGGCGGAAACGGCGCATGGCCTGGGGCTGGGCGTGCATGCCGGCCACGGGCTGACCTACCTCAATGTCGAGCCGGTTGTCGGACTACCGTACCTCGAAGAACTGAATATCGGACACAGCATCGTGGCGCACGCTGTTTTTGTCGGTTTTGAGCAGGCGGTGCGAGAGATGGCCCGCCTGATCGGCGCCTAGGGAGCGACCTCGCCATGCCGAAACCCCTCGTCACTGCGGAGGAGATGGCGCGAATCGACGCCCGCGCAATCGAGGAGATGGGGATTCCGGCCGCCTGTCTGATGGAAACGGCGGGCGGACGGATCGCGGAGCGGATCTGGGAGCGCTACGGCAAGCCGGGGCTTCGGGTCGTGGTTCTGGCCGGGAAGGGGAAC from bacterium includes these protein-coding regions:
- the tilS gene encoding tRNA lysidine(34) synthetase TilS; this encodes MGRATSRRLLRRGRLHRAPLSEIFRKNHPGQPLPYLAVHVHHGLRGARGDRDAAHAEAFCREHEIPFRCLRVEVDPAAGPGLEAAARKARREVWAKLAAEARARAIVLAHTRDDQAETVLMRLFEGSGIRGLAGMRRAVPLSEPHPPGASAFTILRPMLSLSREEIRGYLRARGAEWVEDETNADEGRLRNLLRNRVIPSLEDALGMDVQERIVAAAHHLSGAAEVLDAAARAAAEKYLADSGGGITVCSLDEVREMPPALRTALWRIALERVCDRAAGGKRRPLERLCEGVDGLVMEGGPSASLDLPGGAVVRRIYDELVFGPFPPPEFFSGEEVPLACPGRTYHAGLGVSVEAELFSGDVSVLPSAAVLLDADLLPSPWVVRNRREGDRFRPEGKRKPRKLKDYFIEEKIPRAERDGIPLLVAGGEVAWVVGHGISENFRCREGTRNYLRLSVHSAPAGRTPA
- the ftsH gene encoding ATP-dependent zinc metalloprotease FtsH, which codes for MNQFYKNLALWLVIGLVMVGLFQAFNGARTLDRTVIYSDFLRTVEDGQVSEVLIQGENIRGRYVSGKIFQTYAPKDVALIETLRKKGVRISAQPVEQNSWYMNLLLSWFPMLVLLGVWIFFMRQMQVGGSKALSFGKSKARLVNEAAKKKVTFRDVAGIEEAKEELEEIVDFLKDPQKFTRLGARIPKGVLLVGPPGTGKTLLAKSIAGEADVPFFSISGSDFVEMFVGVGASRVRDLFEQGKANAPCIIFIDEIDAVGRHRGAGLGGGHDEREQTLNQLLVELDGFESNDGVILIAATNRPDVLDPALMRPGRFDRQVVVSLPDIKGRLAILEVHARNLTLSDDVELEVTARGTPRYAGADLANLLNEAALLAAGRNKQSITMVDLADAKDKVMMGKARRSMVLNEKEKRNTAYHEAGHALVSLLTPGTDPVEKVTIIPRGFSLGSTWSLPEEDRYSEDRIYLLTQIDCLMGGRAAEILVFDTMTTGAKMDIQTATDLARKMVCEWGMSDNLGPLAYGKRHEQIFLGRELSQSRDYSEEVAIAIDNEVKGIVVSGYERAWKLLSDNRDKLDLLAQALLDYETIDTKDIKSLMGSGEMPKHRQVVPKSPKETPVPASGETRTPPKGSRTPPPDLAPGPA
- a CDS encoding pyridoxine 5'-phosphate synthase; protein product: MPKLCVNVDHVATIRQARRTDEPDPVAAALIAERSGAVGITVHLREDRRHIQDRDLRILRQVVRGKLNLEMAAIPEMQDIALDIGPEQATLVPERREEITTEGGLDAAGQLERLREFISPLRADGISVSLFIDPERKQVEAAREIGADYIELNTGGYAEAGSRHAAEEQLKALRAAAETAHGLGLGVHAGHGLTYLNVEPVVGLPYLEELNIGHSIVAHAVFVGFEQAVREMARLIGA